A section of the Schistosoma haematobium chromosome ZW, whole genome shotgun sequence genome encodes:
- a CDS encoding hypothetical protein (EggNog:ENOG410WI4B~COG:W) — translation MGLRLRQCACPKPSQDGEDCEIPPETAEMAVNLLVNNSTDAPTGSALEAILKGEGLWEPCNRHHCSYLKTLNTEEDLLLLEDLNLQRAEDAWISSGGLPQRIHGPLKLFCPSSRNSRKKIFDKSERFPKSKFYWTRSIPTSSKEPYYIPGIPIVNSNLFIVENDHLTIHSLDPSTMGIYRFGYEYEPGYFETVCFFPVYIHQWQQVCSYNASNLKLESN, via the coding sequence ATGGGATTAAGATTACGCCAGTGTGCTTGCCCGAAGCCGTCGCAAGATGGTGAAGACTGTGAAATACCACCAGAAACAGCAGAAATGGCAGTTAATCTATTAGTTAATAACAGTACTGACGCTCCAACGGGATCTGCACTTGAAGCAATACTTAAAGGTGAAGGATTATGGGAACCATGCAACCGTCATCATTGTTCATATTTAAAAACATTAAATACTGAAGAAGATTTATTATTGTTGGAGGATTTAAATCTTCAAAGAGCAGAAGATGCCTGGATATCATCAGGTGGTCTACCACAGAGAATTCATGGTCCCTTAAAACTTTTCTGTCCATCATCACGTAATTCTCGTAAGAAAATATTCGATAAATCTGAACGCTTTCCAAAATCCAAGTTTTACTGGACTCGTTCAATTCCCACTTCTTCAAAAGAACCCTATTATATTCCGGGAATACCAATAGTGAATTCAAATCTATTTATCGTTGAAAATGATCACTTGACTATTCATAGTTTAGACCCATCGACTATGGGAATTTATCGATTTGGTTACGAGTATGAACCTGGCTATTTTGAAACAGTTTGCTTTTTTCCTGTTTATATTCATCAATGGCAACAAGTATGTAGTTATAATGCGTCCAATTTGAAGCTCGAAAGTAACTGA
- a CDS encoding hypothetical protein (EggNog:ENOG410WI4B~COG:W), whose translation MGLRLRQCACPKPSQDGEDCEIPPETAEMAVNLLVNNSTDAPTGSALEAILKGEGLWEPCNRHHCSYLKTLNTEEDLLLLEDLNLQRAEDAWISSGGLPQRIHGPLKLFCPSSRNSRKKIFDKSERFPKSKFYWTRSIPTSSKEPYYIPGIPIVNSNLFIVENDHLTIHSLDPSTMGIYRFGYEYEPGYFETVCFFPVYIHQWQQVLSHGETFDLVCNSLGLWPIISKSTTTKWFIYWNVTLLEKEEQNDIKKHKLWWYTELKNSHIDKHEGNNSFDNQTDNPSMFGTHFTLWDTEYKRLYDTVKKMTGYYECHIFNQLNSTYNRTFITQSIHLIIKPPPNIWTLVKGWCLQHQINLIILFLISIITSLSYATYKWTIAKRLSKLEIQMNETRKHRQSTNFDDIYIIN comes from the exons ATGGGATTAAGATTACGCCAGTGTGCTTGCCCGAAGCCGTCGCAAGATGGTGAAGACTGTGAAATACCACCAGAAACAGCAGAAATGGCAGTTAATCTATTAGTTAATAACAGTACTGACGCTCCAACGGGATCTGCACTTGAAGCAATACTTAAAGGTGAAGGATTATGGGAACCATGCAACCGTCATCATTGTTCATATTTAAAAACATTAAATACTGAAGAAGATTTATTATTGTTGGAGGATTTAAATCTTCAAAGAGCAGAAGATGCCTGGATATCATCAGGTGGTCTACCACAGAGAATTCATGGTCCCTTAAAACTTTTCTGTCCATCATCACGTAATTCTCGTAAGAAAATATTCGATAAATCTGAACGCTTTCCAAAATCCAAGTTTTACTGGACTCGTTCAATTCCCACTTCTTCAAAAGAACCCTATTATATTCCGGGAATACCAATAGTGAATTCAAATCTATTTATCGTTGAAAATGATCACTTGACTATTCATAGTTTAGACCCATCGACTATGGGAATTTATCGATTTGGTTACGAGTATGAACCTGGCTATTTTGAAACAGTTTGCTTTTTTCCTGTTTATATTCATCAATGGCAACAA GTATTATCTCATGGAGAAACATTTGACTTAGTTTGTAATTCATTGGGATTATGGCCTATTATAAGTAAATCTACCACTACAAAATGGTTCATTTATTGGAACGTAACTTTATTGGAAAAAGAAGAGCAGAATGATATAAAAAAGCATAAATTATGGTGGTATACAGAACTGAAAAATTCTCATATCGATAAACATGAaggaaataattcatttgacaATCAAACTGATAATCCATCAATGTTTGGAACACATTTCACATTATGGGATACAGAATATAAGAGACTGTATGATACTGTGAAAAAAATGACAGGATATTATGAATGTCATATATTTAATCAACTTAATTCCACATATAATCGAACATTTATCACGCAATCAATTCATCTTATAATAAAACCACCTCCAAATATATGGACCTTA GTGAAAGGCTGGTGTTTACAGcatcaaataaatttaataatattatttttgataAGTATAATAACAAGTCTTTCATATGCAACTTATAAATGGACAATAGCAAAGAGATTATCAAAACTAGaaattcaaatgaatgaaaCAAGAAAGCATAGACAAAGTACCAATTTCGATGACATTTACATTATCAACTAG